A region from the Fusarium musae strain F31 chromosome 1, whole genome shotgun sequence genome encodes:
- a CDS encoding hypothetical protein (EggNog:ENOG41) yields MAGITINGDTINPAAVPGVSQTGERTNFILIQGRDVDLSLEQKLEPKMASMWKSSQMYIESFGL; encoded by the exons atggctggtatTACTATTAACGGTGATACCATCAATCCAGCAGCAGTACCTGGCGTTTCGCAGACTGGCGAGCGAACAAACTTCATCTTGATTCAGGGCAGAGATGTTGATCTCTCTTTGGAACAGAAGCTTGAGCCTAAAATGGCTTCCATGTGGAAATCAAGCCAGATGTA CATCGAGAGCTTTGGCCTTTGA